The Cloacibacillus sp. An23 genomic interval CGCGACGACATAATAATAACCTCGCGCGAGCGCCCGGCGTCGTCGTCGCTCAGCCGCGGGCTGCGGCGCCGCACCGCGATGGCGCTGATGCTCGCGGCGTCGGAGAGCGTGCGGCGCAAGCTCGGGCGCGAGCCGGTGCTGCTGCTCGACGAAGTCGCTGCGGAGCTGGACCCGGCGGGCAAGGATCAGCTTTTTTCAACGCTGCACGAGCGCGGCGGACAGATATTCGCCGCGACGGCCGAACCCGTGTCGCCCTCCGTACCATGCTCGGTATACCGGATAGTTTCCGGAAAAATAGATAAAATTGAAGAAACAGTGTAAAGAAGTGAGAAAAATATGAAAATAGGCGAACATTACGACGTTATAGTGATAGGCGCGGGCCACGCCGGCTGCGAGGCGGCGCTCGCCGCTTCGCGTATGGGCGCGGAAACGCTGCTGCTCTGCATATACCTGGACAGCATCGCGATGATGCCGTGCAACCCGTCTATAGGCGGCCCGGCGAAAGGCCACATCGTGCGCGAGATAGACGCGCTCGGCGGCGAGTGCGCCGCTGCAGCCGACGACGCTGCGCAGCACCTCCGCTGGCTCAACACATCTAAGGGCGCGGCGGTGCGCACGCTGCGCGCCCAGTGCAGCCCGAGGCGCTACGGCGACCACTACCGCACCGCGCTGCTGACGCAGAAGAATCTCGACCTTCACCAGGGCGAGGCGGCAGAGCTGCTGATAGAAAACGGCGAGGCGCGCGGCGTCAAAATATCTACGGGACAACGTTTTTACGCCTCCTGCGTCGTGCTCGCTACGGGGACATACCTCGCATCGAAGATATACGTCGGCCTCGCCTGCCGCGAATCCGGCCCGCTCGGCATGACGCCCGCGACGGAATTCGCCGCGTCGCTGCGGAGGACGGGCCTCGAGATAGGCCGCCTGCGCACCGACACTACGCCGAGGCTCCACTTCGACACGATAGACTGGGCTTCGCTCGAATGCCAGAAGAGCATCGGCGAGCCTCAGGCGTTCTCTCACTTCGGCGAAAAACGAGTCTACACTGGAATGGTCTGCGGCCTCACCCGCACGAACGCAGAAACTCACAGAATAATCAGAAAATACTTCGAGCAGTCGCCGCTCTACATGGGTAAGCTTGAAACTGAAGGGCCCAGATATTGCCCTTCCATCGACGACAAGATAATAAAGTTCCCCGAAAAGGATAGTCATCCTATCTTCCTCGAACCCATAACGCCTGAGGGCCGCGAGGTGTATGTGCAGAACTTTTCGACCTCGATGTGTCTCGAAGCGCAGTTCGAAAGCGTCCGCACGATAAAGGGCTGCGAACACGCGCACATACTGCGCCCCGGCTACGCGATAGAGTACGACTTCGTCGTGCCGACGCAGCTCCATCCGTGGCTCGAGACGAAGCCTGTCAAGAACCTCTTCCTCGCGGGACAGATAAACGGCACCTCCGGCTACGAAGAGGCCGCGGGACAGGGACTC includes:
- the mnmG gene encoding tRNA uridine-5-carboxymethylaminomethyl(34) synthesis enzyme MnmG, with the protein product MKIGEHYDVIVIGAGHAGCEAALAASRMGAETLLLCIYLDSIAMMPCNPSIGGPAKGHIVREIDALGGECAAAADDAAQHLRWLNTSKGAAVRTLRAQCSPRRYGDHYRTALLTQKNLDLHQGEAAELLIENGEARGVKISTGQRFYASCVVLATGTYLASKIYVGLACRESGPLGMTPATEFAASLRRTGLEIGRLRTDTTPRLHFDTIDWASLECQKSIGEPQAFSHFGEKRVYTGMVCGLTRTNAETHRIIRKYFEQSPLYMGKLETEGPRYCPSIDDKIIKFPEKDSHPIFLEPITPEGREVYVQNFSTSMCLEAQFESVRTIKGCEHAHILRPGYAIEYDFVVPTQLHPWLETKPVKNLFLAGQINGTSGYEEAAGQGLIAGINAALRVRGDGPFVLGRDESYIGVLIDDLVTKGTKEPYRMLTSRCEYRLLLRHDNAADRLCAKGRAVGLLPDWKWEKYLAARGAEENERERLRGYKIHPTAEVNEKLAEAGSSPLSEGVGALELLRRPEVKWELVAQLTDSALDPELGEKIANELKYEGYIERQKKQVEKFRRMEILKIPENIDYSAIRGLSAEGRGKLAKISPATLGQASRIPGVPPSDIQLLWVAIESARRKKDA